Proteins encoded by one window of Tunturibacter psychrotolerans:
- a CDS encoding TonB-dependent receptor, whose amino-acid sequence MKTLLRVIALFFVTAVIGQGQAISVNGGSIQGTITDNTGAIVPDAVVIIIGNDTNSSKTLKTDGSGFYSIGPLTPGPYTVTVDAAGFQKLTVKTVVRTGTATSGNFKLIVGSSSETVEVNAGALQINTDQAGVSDVITKDQIDSLPVNGRNFLDLAQIEPGVILQSGESFDPTKAGYSAISTSGVSGRTTRILLDGQDITDENVGTTIFNVSQGAIGDFQLNRSTQDVSGEVTSTGQVLVSTNSGTNGFHGQAFYNFQDHSALFARTAGGIDTPFQRNQFGGSIGGPIIKNKLFFFANAERIKQESPVSITMAPLFSTIQAAFPTIPSPYRETYSTARLDYDAPKGVHFFARANYDVNSSSSNFGAGYEIYNNRDNTPGLAGGADFTTGHFTHSFRGSYEKFHNLLIDGTTGNSSVYNGFPGLNFRLKTAGLFSGPNIDSPQQTFQSDKQFRYDGSWTKSSHLIRYGYSLNRILGGGFASFLGLAPRASLTASTELANCGSGTPGPCPSDPLNGYYAATVLFGNGQGFFTENPGFDLPGGGVQDWREGAYVSDNWKITPSFTLTAGVRWSVDTDRANQDLPTPLCSDVTLTPAPCSGSAPLFDQFQPGLGKKIHQPYANFGPQLGFAFSPGDHKTVVRAAFGIFYEGDVFNNTTNSRQALIKTGLFNDTNHSVCGGTNSLTLPDGSVVTSDGGVSIANICTEPLSQAGQHFINLQNLFQQVTKSVGPASNGQYVGNTLTIVGAYAAPYRTPYSEQYNGGIQREIFKGGILSVDYVHNSTLKIAQQIDVNRVGAARTLNTAAAQNAIATTTSSFHCAGGYSSAAITCAIAAGAQIADFATSGLDSGNTFLNSNPASYNGLTVATGAAFPGFNPNLGQGLFLFPAGRSGYDALQVVFREQKAHPVPGVMSSNLQISYSFSRAVSTANPATNNGNTGVGDQFFSSPSYDYDNPTAYIGRSGLDHTHEISFGGSATLKYGPQIGIIGHFFSPAATNLYLDNGGTSGSAVGGIFQSDVTGDGTIGDIVPGTQPGAFMHQYKGNNLNKLISQYNATQAGQFTPAGQALITAGLFTPGQLSALSGTQQPISQVPEANGPENVYYRNLDVSVSYPIRLSRVREGMSLVPGIAFYNIGNFSNFRDYIDGTLANTTTAQGGALSGLLNGPNGFADHDLNRVQRGSGTSDIGGPRTTEFQLRLNF is encoded by the coding sequence ATGAAGACTCTATTAAGGGTGATAGCACTCTTTTTCGTGACTGCGGTGATCGGACAAGGGCAGGCGATCTCAGTCAACGGGGGATCAATCCAAGGCACGATCACAGACAATACGGGAGCAATCGTGCCCGATGCCGTGGTCATAATCATTGGAAATGACACCAACTCTTCAAAGACCTTGAAGACCGATGGCAGCGGTTTCTATAGCATCGGGCCATTGACTCCTGGGCCTTACACGGTGACTGTGGACGCTGCAGGATTTCAGAAGCTTACGGTGAAGACTGTTGTTCGCACTGGTACAGCAACCAGCGGAAATTTCAAACTAATCGTCGGTTCCTCAAGCGAGACTGTCGAGGTAAACGCAGGCGCACTTCAGATCAATACCGATCAGGCTGGTGTCAGCGACGTTATTACGAAGGATCAGATCGATTCATTGCCGGTTAACGGCCGCAACTTTCTCGATCTTGCCCAGATCGAACCAGGGGTAATCCTTCAGAGCGGGGAATCGTTCGATCCAACGAAAGCTGGCTACTCTGCGATTTCGACAAGCGGTGTTTCCGGCCGCACGACACGCATTCTTCTTGACGGCCAGGACATCACTGACGAGAACGTAGGGACAACCATCTTTAATGTGTCGCAAGGCGCGATCGGTGACTTCCAATTGAACCGCTCGACACAGGACGTTTCAGGCGAGGTAACTTCTACCGGTCAGGTTTTGGTGTCCACGAACTCCGGAACCAACGGATTTCATGGTCAGGCTTTCTATAACTTTCAGGATCACAGCGCGCTTTTTGCAAGAACGGCAGGTGGTATCGACACACCGTTCCAACGGAACCAGTTCGGTGGGAGTATTGGCGGACCCATCATCAAGAACAAGCTATTCTTCTTCGCAAACGCCGAACGCATCAAACAGGAGTCCCCGGTTTCTATCACAATGGCTCCTCTGTTCTCCACAATTCAAGCAGCCTTCCCAACTATTCCTTCTCCATACAGGGAAACCTACTCGACGGCTCGTCTGGATTACGACGCACCGAAGGGCGTGCACTTCTTCGCTCGTGCTAACTACGACGTAAACAGTTCCAGCTCCAACTTCGGTGCCGGCTACGAGATATACAACAACCGCGATAACACGCCAGGTCTTGCCGGCGGAGCTGACTTCACGACGGGGCACTTCACTCATTCTTTCCGAGGCAGCTACGAGAAGTTTCACAATCTCCTCATTGACGGTACGACGGGAAACAGCAGTGTCTATAACGGATTCCCTGGATTGAATTTCCGCCTTAAGACAGCCGGGCTTTTCTCGGGACCAAATATTGATTCGCCTCAGCAGACTTTCCAGTCGGATAAGCAGTTTCGCTATGACGGAAGCTGGACGAAGAGCTCACATCTGATTCGTTATGGATATAGTCTCAATCGTATTCTTGGCGGAGGCTTCGCGAGTTTCCTTGGCTTGGCTCCTCGAGCATCGCTCACGGCGTCTACCGAACTTGCTAATTGCGGAAGCGGAACTCCAGGTCCGTGCCCCTCAGATCCATTGAATGGATACTATGCGGCCACTGTGTTGTTCGGTAACGGCCAGGGCTTTTTCACGGAGAACCCCGGCTTTGATCTACCAGGCGGCGGGGTCCAAGATTGGCGCGAAGGTGCTTACGTCTCCGACAACTGGAAGATTACTCCGAGCTTCACGCTTACAGCCGGTGTCCGATGGAGTGTCGATACGGATCGGGCCAACCAGGATCTACCGACTCCTCTCTGCTCCGATGTGACGCTGACGCCTGCTCCTTGCTCCGGTAGTGCGCCACTCTTCGATCAGTTTCAGCCTGGACTGGGGAAGAAGATTCACCAGCCCTACGCAAACTTCGGTCCTCAGCTTGGGTTCGCTTTCAGTCCTGGTGATCATAAGACCGTTGTACGCGCGGCCTTCGGAATCTTTTATGAGGGTGATGTATTCAACAACACTACCAACTCACGTCAGGCTCTGATCAAAACGGGGCTATTCAACGACACAAACCACAGTGTCTGCGGTGGAACGAATTCGTTGACATTGCCGGACGGATCTGTGGTCACTAGCGATGGTGGCGTTTCCATTGCCAACATCTGTACTGAGCCGTTGAGTCAGGCAGGTCAGCATTTCATTAATCTTCAAAATCTGTTTCAGCAGGTGACGAAATCGGTCGGTCCCGCCAGCAACGGCCAGTATGTTGGGAATACCCTGACGATAGTTGGTGCGTATGCGGCCCCTTATCGGACCCCGTACTCGGAGCAGTACAACGGTGGGATACAGCGCGAAATCTTCAAGGGCGGCATTCTATCGGTTGACTACGTGCACAATTCAACTCTAAAGATTGCTCAGCAGATTGATGTAAACCGCGTAGGCGCGGCACGCACTCTGAACACCGCAGCAGCCCAGAACGCGATTGCTACAACCACTAGCTCTTTCCACTGCGCCGGCGGATATAGTTCCGCAGCGATCACCTGCGCAATCGCAGCAGGAGCGCAGATCGCTGACTTTGCAACGAGCGGTCTTGACTCGGGAAATACCTTTCTCAATAGCAACCCTGCGTCGTACAACGGTCTGACGGTGGCTACTGGAGCGGCGTTCCCAGGCTTCAATCCAAATTTGGGGCAGGGGCTCTTTCTATTTCCTGCCGGTAGATCAGGTTACGATGCGCTGCAGGTGGTCTTCCGAGAGCAGAAAGCACATCCGGTTCCTGGCGTGATGAGTTCCAATCTTCAGATCTCGTATTCTTTTTCGCGTGCGGTATCTACGGCAAACCCGGCGACAAACAACGGGAATACGGGTGTAGGGGATCAGTTCTTCTCCTCGCCGTCTTACGACTATGACAATCCGACTGCATACATCGGTCGAAGTGGGCTGGACCACACTCACGAGATCTCATTCGGCGGATCGGCGACGTTGAAGTATGGCCCGCAGATCGGTATCATCGGTCACTTCTTCTCCCCGGCGGCGACTAATTTATACCTAGACAACGGAGGAACCAGCGGTAGTGCTGTTGGTGGCATCTTCCAGTCCGATGTGACTGGCGATGGAACGATCGGCGACATCGTGCCAGGGACGCAGCCTGGAGCATTCATGCATCAGTACAAAGGAAATAATCTTAACAAGTTGATCTCTCAGTACAACGCAACCCAGGCCGGTCAGTTTACTCCTGCGGGTCAGGCGCTGATTACGGCCGGGCTCTTTACTCCGGGACAGCTGTCAGCTCTATCTGGAACCCAGCAGCCGATTTCTCAAGTACCGGAAGCGAACGGTCCAGAAAACGTCTATTATCGCAACCTTGATGTGAGTGTCTCGTATCCGATTCGTCTAAGTCGTGTGCGGGAGGGAATGTCGTTGGTGCCTGGGATCGCGTTTTATAACATTGGCAACTTCTCGAACTTTAGAGACTACATCGACGGTACGTTGGCAAATACGACGACTGCACAGGGCGGCGCACTGAGTGGTTTGCTGAACGGTCCGAACGGCTTCGCAGACCACGATCTGAATCGTGTCCAGCGCGGTTCGGGTACATCGGATATAGGTGGACCGCGGACTACGGAGTTCCAATTACGCTTGAACTTCTAA
- a CDS encoding serine/threonine protein kinase, producing MSITVGDQIGDYEVTGTLGVGGMGQVYRVRHTISHRVEALKILASGRPVTEEIVGRFLREIQLLASLHHPNITALHTAFRHEGELIMIMEFVEGLTLGAKLNARQLMLGTSLNYIQQVLAGLAYAHERKIIHRDVKPSNIMIGSNDQVKLLDFGLAIPALGREFTRTGTILGSLHYMSPEQVLGEQIDARSDVYSVGVTLYQLVTGRLPFDGPSEYSIANGHLKSEPINPTTINSDLPVRLSEIVLKSLAKSPADRFQTAKEFLGALGTLRSGETTTLVISAQPDRVRNGHPEYAEAAFVSSRPEKTVFDATVLEAIIRDLAYHVGPIAKIVVSRAAKKALTLDDLYETVAAEIGTEERRKTFLATRRKSSASN from the coding sequence ATGTCCATCACAGTTGGGGATCAAATCGGCGACTATGAAGTGACAGGCACCCTAGGTGTCGGGGGTATGGGGCAGGTATATCGGGTGCGTCATACGATTTCGCACAGGGTCGAGGCCCTAAAAATTCTTGCATCAGGCCGGCCTGTGACCGAAGAGATAGTTGGACGCTTTCTTCGCGAGATCCAGTTATTGGCCAGTCTTCATCACCCGAATATTACAGCGCTCCACACCGCCTTCCGTCACGAGGGCGAACTGATCATGATCATGGAGTTCGTTGAGGGCCTGACGCTTGGCGCAAAACTCAATGCAAGGCAACTAATGTTAGGGACAAGCCTCAACTACATCCAACAGGTTCTCGCCGGCTTAGCCTACGCACATGAGCGTAAAATCATTCACCGTGATGTGAAGCCGTCGAACATCATGATTGGGAGCAACGACCAGGTTAAGCTGTTGGATTTTGGGCTAGCCATCCCGGCGCTTGGCCGTGAGTTTACGCGAACAGGCACGATTTTAGGCTCGCTGCATTACATGTCGCCCGAGCAAGTGTTGGGAGAGCAAATTGATGCACGGTCCGATGTCTATTCGGTTGGAGTAACCCTTTATCAGTTGGTCACAGGACGCCTTCCGTTCGACGGTCCTAGTGAGTACTCCATAGCCAACGGGCATTTGAAGTCCGAGCCTATTAATCCGACCACAATCAACTCCGACCTTCCTGTTCGTCTTTCGGAGATTGTGTTGAAGTCGCTGGCGAAATCCCCGGCAGATCGCTTCCAGACCGCAAAAGAGTTTCTAGGTGCCCTAGGTACACTTCGGTCCGGCGAGACGACGACGTTGGTGATCTCCGCCCAGCCCGATCGAGTGCGTAATGGTCACCCGGAATATGCTGAGGCGGCCTTCGTTTCAAGCAGGCCTGAGAAGACCGTCTTCGATGCGACCGTGCTTGAGGCGATAATCCGCGATTTGGCATATCACGTCGGTCCGATAGCGAAGATTGTGGTCAGTCGCGCCGCAAAAAAGGCGCTGACCCTGGACGATCTCTATGAGACGGTTGCGGCGGAGATTGGCACGGAGGAAAGGCGCAAGACCTTTCTCGCCACTCGACGAAAATCCTCCGCCTCCAACTAG
- a CDS encoding polysaccharide biosynthesis/export family protein has protein sequence MIAISGIAVGQMPAPSQAARKTSAATTANSPTQPPAIPDSKPSDDSFVIGNDDVLAINVWKEPDFSSPSTQVRSDGKISLPLVGEVPAAGLTPLQLEEDLAAKLRNYITKPQVTVMVEQINSKKFNILGQVVKPGSYSLALAPTIVDAIAIAGGPRDFAKQKSIYILRENLGGTQTRIMFNYKDFLKGKNQNIKLEPRDTVVVP, from the coding sequence GTGATCGCCATTTCTGGCATTGCAGTGGGACAAATGCCAGCTCCTAGTCAGGCCGCTCGCAAAACCTCGGCAGCGACGACAGCTAACTCCCCCACACAACCTCCAGCCATACCGGATTCCAAGCCAAGCGATGATAGCTTCGTCATTGGTAATGACGACGTCCTTGCGATCAATGTCTGGAAAGAACCTGACTTCTCCTCCCCGTCAACTCAAGTGCGATCGGACGGAAAGATTTCATTGCCTCTTGTGGGGGAGGTTCCTGCGGCAGGATTGACACCTTTGCAACTCGAAGAGGACCTCGCGGCCAAACTCCGAAACTACATCACCAAACCGCAAGTCACGGTGATGGTCGAGCAGATTAACAGCAAGAAGTTCAACATTCTCGGACAGGTCGTAAAGCCCGGATCATATTCACTTGCACTCGCGCCAACGATTGTGGACGCGATTGCGATTGCCGGCGGGCCTCGGGACTTTGCTAAGCAGAAATCCATATACATTCTCCGGGAGAACCTTGGTGGCACCCAGACTCGCATCATGTTCAACTATAAGGACTTCCTCAAAGGCAAGAACCAGAACATCAAGCTCGAGCCGCGCGACACCGTTGTCGTGCCCTAA
- a CDS encoding PqqD family protein: MQIERTNSDALVINRLPDGSTVIVDAENESVFALNSTAGAAWDACSDPTTLAKVAENMQRSFDPGISEELAEEAIRQLHDKKLVKTSGTPSESSRRQFITAMSSIALPLVVSLSIGEQRAFAKVASSGGQRGDPKPKPKPKPCASIRRDCKP; encoded by the coding sequence ATGCAAATTGAGCGTACCAATTCAGATGCTTTGGTTATAAATAGGCTACCCGACGGTTCAACCGTTATTGTAGATGCGGAAAACGAGTCGGTTTTCGCATTGAACTCGACGGCCGGCGCAGCATGGGATGCTTGTAGCGACCCGACAACACTCGCTAAAGTGGCGGAAAATATGCAGCGATCCTTCGACCCTGGGATAAGCGAAGAGCTTGCGGAAGAGGCAATTCGGCAACTGCATGATAAGAAACTGGTCAAAACATCGGGAACGCCTTCAGAGTCATCCAGACGCCAATTCATCACAGCGATGAGTTCCATCGCCCTACCGCTCGTCGTGTCATTATCTATCGGGGAACAGCGAGCATTCGCCAAAGTAGCATCGTCTGGTGGCCAAAGGGGCGACCCAAAGCCAAAGCCAAAGCCAAAACCCTGTGCGAGTATAAGACGCGATTGCAAACCATAG
- a CDS encoding nucleotidyltransferase domain-containing protein, translating into MQADRESCELLLAVARSTDAEQIHRLAANVDDWDSLLELAEEHRVLTMLFLRLADMGPAIPQFVWNRAQTEYETNMFNSLANAVELIAVIKALEDKMIPAIPFKGVVLGASIYHDLTTRPAGDLDLLIHYRDLVRATTVVLERGYELETPVNADGTPAQLGYYEYHFERKTDGRVLELRWRLELTVPRFKRDLGMDWVWPRRRTTMLAGAEVPGMSPEITLLMLCMHGSKHMWSRLIWICDVAQLLTSFPGLDWKEVTSDAQEAGLCRTLALGILLAYRVAAAPVPQTILRRCEGDTTARFLAQHIQENLFDAPGSTPPGPIPYSIQLLDFRDRVGFFLSTSLLRPNERDRAAFPLPKSLHALYYLIRPIRVFLDRSAR; encoded by the coding sequence ATGCAAGCAGATCGCGAGTCGTGCGAATTATTGCTTGCCGTGGCGCGGTCGACCGATGCAGAACAAATCCATCGCCTTGCTGCTAATGTCGACGACTGGGACTCGCTCCTTGAACTGGCGGAGGAGCATCGCGTTTTGACGATGCTCTTTTTGCGGCTTGCGGACATGGGTCCGGCAATTCCGCAGTTCGTCTGGAACCGTGCGCAAACCGAGTATGAAACGAATATGTTCAACAGTTTGGCGAATGCAGTGGAATTGATCGCTGTGATTAAAGCACTCGAAGACAAGATGATTCCTGCCATTCCGTTCAAGGGGGTTGTGCTTGGGGCGTCTATCTACCATGATCTAACGACGCGTCCTGCCGGTGATTTGGATTTGCTCATCCATTACAGGGACCTTGTGCGGGCCACAACTGTTGTCTTGGAAAGAGGATATGAGCTAGAAACTCCAGTGAACGCGGACGGAACGCCAGCCCAATTGGGTTATTACGAATACCATTTCGAACGCAAGACGGACGGAAGGGTGCTAGAGCTTCGATGGAGACTTGAGCTTACTGTACCAAGGTTTAAGCGCGATCTTGGTATGGATTGGGTGTGGCCAAGGCGACGAACTACGATGCTAGCAGGGGCGGAAGTTCCGGGTATGAGTCCCGAGATCACTTTGCTGATGCTATGCATGCATGGGAGCAAGCATATGTGGTCGCGACTTATTTGGATCTGCGATGTCGCGCAACTACTGACTTCGTTTCCTGGCCTTGATTGGAAAGAGGTCACTTCTGACGCTCAAGAGGCGGGGTTATGCCGAACGCTCGCTTTGGGCATACTGCTTGCGTATCGAGTGGCGGCCGCCCCAGTCCCTCAAACTATCCTTCGTCGTTGTGAAGGGGACACGACCGCGCGTTTCCTCGCGCAACATATTCAGGAGAATTTGTTTGATGCTCCAGGAAGCACACCACCGGGCCCGATTCCTTACAGCATCCAGTTGCTCGACTTCCGCGATCGGGTTGGGTTTTTCTTGTCAACTAGCCTCCTACGACCAAATGAGAGAGATCGGGCAGCATTCCCTCTACCAAAATCGCTCCATGCCCTCTACTATTTGATACGACCCATCCGCGTATTCTTGGACAGATCGGCAAGATGA
- a CDS encoding UpxY family transcription antiterminator codes for MLTSQIIDAGTRETQDWWAVYTRHQHEKTVAEILSAKDFEVFLPLYESIRLWKDRSKKLTLPLFPCYVFVRGGLNRRLQVVTTPGVHMILFHGENVAMIPGVEVETIRKAVEGPFRVEPHPFLKCGERVRVIRGSLQGVEGVLVRKKNLYRLILSVDMMAKSVAVEIDATDVEPAPALSSNGLGLGHQFVGTGRSGESPLHGDRQIFSV; via the coding sequence TTGCTTACCTCCCAAATCATTGACGCCGGAACACGCGAAACCCAAGACTGGTGGGCGGTTTACACCCGTCACCAGCACGAGAAGACGGTAGCCGAAATACTGTCGGCCAAGGATTTTGAGGTGTTCTTACCGCTCTATGAGTCGATACGGCTCTGGAAAGACAGAAGCAAGAAGCTTACCCTACCGCTATTTCCCTGCTATGTATTCGTGCGGGGGGGACTAAATCGCCGATTGCAAGTTGTTACGACTCCTGGCGTGCACATGATTCTGTTCCACGGCGAAAACGTCGCGATGATCCCCGGAGTCGAAGTAGAAACGATTCGAAAGGCAGTTGAAGGACCCTTTCGTGTTGAACCGCATCCGTTCCTGAAATGTGGCGAGCGGGTTCGAGTCATCCGCGGTTCACTTCAAGGCGTCGAAGGCGTTCTGGTCCGCAAAAAGAATTTGTATCGTCTGATTCTTTCTGTGGACATGATGGCGAAGTCTGTGGCGGTCGAAATTGACGCTACTGATGTGGAGCCAGCGCCAGCACTGAGCTCGAATGGCTTAGGTCTGGGTCACCAATTTGTGGGAACCGGAAGATCTGGTGAATCCCCACTTCATGGTGACCGGCAAATATTTAGTGTTTGA
- a CDS encoding Tll0287-like domain-containing protein has protein sequence MKLLAKFNILLILLFGVGLLFVSRLSRGFLEENAREQTLQQAKLMLSSARSTRDYTEQELDPLLETTPESTKRFLPQSIPFYAATVTFNHLRKDYPDYTYKEAALNPTNPRDRADQWEADIIDYFRNHPDKKQLVGERQTATGTSISLSQPITTNKSCLVCHGSAATAPPTEILTYGSANGFGWTLNEIIGAQIVSVPTAVAEGIASRLYHTLLIYISATFLATLAVIDLGLYFIVIRPVRRLAAIADLISNGDLDQPEFTYKGKDEIAEVTASFNRMYVSLKKAIQMLDR, from the coding sequence TTGAAGCTATTGGCGAAGTTCAATATTTTGCTGATCTTGCTATTTGGTGTCGGATTGCTTTTCGTATCGCGACTTTCGCGCGGGTTTCTTGAAGAAAACGCACGCGAACAGACCTTGCAACAGGCGAAGCTGATGCTTTCCAGCGCGCGGTCAACCCGGGATTATACGGAGCAGGAGTTGGATCCTCTACTTGAAACGACACCTGAAAGTACGAAACGTTTCCTCCCCCAGAGCATTCCATTCTACGCGGCAACCGTGACGTTCAACCATCTACGCAAAGACTATCCGGATTACACCTACAAAGAGGCGGCTCTGAACCCTACGAATCCCAGGGACAGAGCAGACCAGTGGGAGGCCGACATCATTGACTATTTCAGAAATCATCCAGACAAGAAGCAGTTGGTTGGCGAACGGCAAACGGCCACGGGCACATCAATCTCACTATCACAACCGATCACCACAAATAAGAGCTGTCTGGTGTGCCACGGGTCTGCTGCGACAGCGCCTCCGACCGAAATTCTCACCTACGGCAGCGCAAATGGATTTGGATGGACGCTAAACGAAATCATCGGGGCTCAGATTGTTTCAGTGCCTACGGCGGTAGCCGAAGGAATTGCCTCTCGCCTTTATCACACGCTGCTGATCTATATATCTGCAACATTCCTTGCTACCTTAGCAGTCATCGATTTGGGACTTTACTTCATCGTCATTCGACCCGTGCGACGACTTGCGGCAATTGCCGATCTGATCAGCAACGGAGATCTCGACCAACCTGAATTCACCTATAAGGGAAAAGACGAGATCGCTGAGGTCACCGCCTCGTTCAACCGGATGTACGTAAGCCTCAAGAAGGCAATACAGATGCTCGACAGGTAG
- a CDS encoding SpoIIE family protein phosphatase produces MRNVVLSYSDAKGHHSFSLNRNSTSIGRSPSEDIVLDDPWVSRRHALVVQDGNDYTVVDRNSTHGTFVNSVRVEKSMLRFGDVLQMGSLKGPHLRFHLREDGKTTSTSRSSAVHLLSSLSELKAFPDELRPAVREMDKLNWLLRAARQLNEGGAIGDILGAFLHLALQLTGLERGFVFLQEVGGLHLAQGLDVHGNAVEEDSTVSRRAMEIAIESESKFSISDTLADKEASEWSSIMTNKIRSIYSIPLRTRASEEEPAQLLGLLYLDSRIRLGELSEIDHHLLDTLATEASALLHNALLVEAESNARQAREELAVAAKIHSELMSIALPSIPYATLRAKSVPCLAIGGDFYDAVALSDSICAVVADVSGKGVSAAIVAATMQGIIHSQLLAGFTLPEIASLVNQFLCSRKTGKYATMILVRLFPDGSVEYLNCGTIQPVAILGGEVRRLETSSLVVGLIADANYISGHVALRPGERLLLATDGITEAENRFGEQFGDSGLIAVSHFEDVDSILEHVENFRAPNPAEDDCTLLEVRYDGPIVPE; encoded by the coding sequence ATGCGCAATGTCGTGCTTAGTTACTCCGACGCCAAGGGACATCACAGTTTTTCTCTCAATCGCAATTCAACGTCTATTGGCCGTTCGCCGTCTGAAGACATCGTGCTCGACGATCCCTGGGTTTCACGTCGGCACGCGTTAGTAGTCCAAGACGGCAATGACTATACCGTCGTTGATCGGAACAGCACGCACGGAACATTTGTGAATTCGGTACGCGTTGAGAAGTCAATGCTGCGGTTTGGGGACGTACTTCAGATGGGTTCCCTCAAAGGGCCACATTTGAGGTTTCACCTTCGAGAAGATGGTAAAACCACCTCCACTTCACGGTCCTCAGCCGTTCATCTGCTTTCTTCGCTTAGCGAACTAAAAGCCTTCCCTGACGAACTGCGCCCAGCTGTCCGTGAAATGGACAAGTTGAACTGGCTCTTACGCGCGGCGAGGCAACTCAACGAGGGAGGCGCGATTGGAGACATTCTCGGCGCGTTTCTCCATTTGGCATTGCAGCTTACGGGACTGGAACGAGGGTTTGTCTTTCTTCAGGAGGTGGGGGGGCTGCACTTGGCGCAGGGGCTTGACGTCCACGGAAACGCGGTGGAGGAAGATTCGACTGTCTCACGTAGGGCTATGGAAATAGCAATCGAGAGTGAGTCGAAGTTCTCGATCAGCGACACATTGGCCGATAAAGAAGCATCGGAATGGTCGAGCATAATGACTAATAAAATACGCAGCATTTACAGCATTCCATTGAGAACCCGAGCCTCAGAGGAAGAACCTGCCCAGTTGCTTGGTTTGCTGTATCTCGACAGCCGAATCAGGCTCGGAGAACTGAGTGAGATTGACCACCACTTGCTCGACACTCTGGCAACAGAGGCGTCAGCACTCTTGCATAATGCTCTACTTGTAGAGGCGGAATCAAATGCGCGGCAGGCACGGGAAGAGCTTGCCGTGGCAGCCAAGATCCATAGTGAGCTCATGTCTATTGCGTTGCCAAGCATCCCGTATGCGACGCTGCGGGCAAAGAGCGTCCCTTGTCTTGCCATCGGGGGAGATTTCTATGACGCTGTCGCTCTTAGCGACAGCATTTGCGCTGTCGTTGCAGATGTATCTGGCAAAGGAGTTTCTGCCGCCATCGTGGCGGCTACGATGCAAGGAATTATTCACTCTCAACTGCTCGCGGGCTTCACTCTTCCTGAGATAGCATCTCTGGTGAACCAGTTTCTGTGCAGCCGCAAAACTGGCAAATACGCAACGATGATTTTGGTTAGGTTGTTTCCGGACGGCTCGGTCGAATACCTGAACTGCGGCACGATCCAGCCTGTTGCAATTCTTGGTGGGGAAGTGCGGCGTTTGGAAACAAGCAGTCTTGTTGTTGGGCTCATCGCAGACGCGAATTACATCTCCGGTCACGTCGCTTTGCGTCCAGGGGAACGTCTTCTTCTGGCTACCGACGGAATTACTGAGGCAGAGAATAGGTTCGGCGAACAATTCGGCGATTCGGGACTGATAGCTGTTTCTCATTTTGAGGATGTGGATTCGATTCTCGAACATGTTGAAAACTTTCGAGCTCCAAACCCAGCTGAGGACGACTGCACTTTACTGGAGGTACGGTACGATGGCCCCATTGTGCCCGAATAA